A window of the Candidatus Eisenbacteria bacterium genome harbors these coding sequences:
- a CDS encoding undecaprenyl-diphosphate phosphatase — protein sequence MTLPEMIVLAVVQGLTEFLPISSSGHLVLANAILGLEQPGIAVEIVLHLGTLAAVVLYFRRDLAQLARSAAVYLGGGRGERERASIAMVLALAVGTAPSVAAGLFARSRLESLYENPRQTSIELLVTALILLSTLLVRRGARPVSIGRALVIGFFQALSLLPGVSRSGATISGGLYLGIRPEEAARFSFLLSIPAILGAIVLEAPAVLREAGQGRAGLLLAGCMISFALGYLSIAALLKIVGRGRFGFFGIYCLLVGIAGLALLR from the coding sequence ATGACCCTTCCCGAGATGATCGTCCTGGCCGTGGTCCAGGGCCTCACGGAGTTCCTCCCGATCTCGAGCAGCGGACACCTCGTGCTGGCCAACGCGATCCTGGGGCTCGAGCAGCCCGGGATCGCCGTCGAGATCGTGCTCCACCTGGGGACGCTCGCCGCGGTCGTTCTCTACTTCCGCCGCGATCTCGCGCAACTCGCCCGGTCGGCTGCCGTCTATCTCGGCGGCGGGAGGGGAGAGCGGGAGCGCGCCTCGATCGCGATGGTCTTAGCGCTCGCCGTGGGGACGGCGCCATCAGTGGCGGCGGGGCTCTTCGCGAGGAGCCGCCTCGAGTCGCTCTACGAGAACCCCCGGCAGACGTCGATCGAGCTTCTCGTCACGGCACTCATCCTTCTCTCGACCCTTCTCGTGCGAAGGGGCGCGCGCCCCGTGTCGATCGGACGCGCGCTCGTGATCGGATTCTTCCAGGCGCTCTCGCTCCTGCCCGGAGTCTCCCGCTCGGGGGCCACGATCTCGGGGGGCCTCTATCTCGGGATCCGTCCGGAGGAAGCGGCCCGCTTCTCCTTCCTCCTGTCGATCCCCGCGATCCTAGGAGCGATCGTTCTCGAAGCCCCCGCAGTGCTTCGCGAGGCGGGGCAGGGCCGGGCGGGGCTCCTCTTGGCGGGATGCATGATCTCGTTCGCGCTCGGGTATCTCTCGATCGCGGCGCTGCTCAAGATCGTCGGCCGCGGCCGCTTCGGTTTCTTCGGGATCTACTGCCTCCTGGTGGGAATCGCCGGGCTCGCCCTCCTGCGCTAG
- a CDS encoding tetratricopeptide repeat protein has translation ADWEILGRCCEAFRLLAQPGRALELLEAHAAESTDQAAYWSLHGRMHEDLGDLDRARADHERAIALGPDNAESLYRLGVTLMKAERWDEGIVTFERCIKLDPRMTKAQINIGCIHDQAGDHQKAVLAFQRALEIQPLSVEAHCNLGAAYADLGRNRDAGEEFRAAIEIDPGYSDAYFNLGLIYIEERPEDALVYLRRALELDPENWEIEYYLGVLHFKKGIYETAIRCLQRCREKHPENAKVLYHLGMAYNKSDMPDAAIEALSRLCEIEPRNPDAQFNLGIALDKKGLYDRAREAYRAADRLGSA, from the coding sequence CGCCGACTGGGAGATCCTCGGCCGTTGCTGCGAGGCCTTCCGCCTGCTCGCGCAGCCGGGTCGAGCCCTCGAGCTGCTCGAGGCACATGCGGCGGAGAGCACCGATCAGGCCGCGTACTGGTCGCTCCATGGCCGCATGCACGAGGACCTCGGCGATCTCGACCGGGCGCGCGCCGATCACGAGCGGGCCATCGCCCTTGGTCCCGACAACGCCGAGTCGCTCTATCGGCTGGGCGTCACCCTCATGAAGGCGGAGCGTTGGGACGAGGGGATCGTCACGTTCGAGCGCTGCATCAAGCTCGACCCGCGGATGACAAAGGCTCAGATCAACATCGGATGCATCCACGATCAGGCGGGCGACCATCAGAAGGCCGTTCTCGCCTTCCAGCGGGCGCTCGAGATCCAACCACTCAGCGTCGAGGCCCACTGCAACCTGGGCGCGGCCTACGCCGATCTGGGGCGCAACCGGGACGCGGGCGAGGAGTTTCGCGCGGCGATCGAGATCGACCCCGGCTACTCGGACGCCTACTTCAATCTCGGCTTGATCTATATCGAAGAGCGCCCGGAGGATGCGCTCGTCTACCTGAGGCGAGCCCTCGAACTCGATCCCGAGAACTGGGAGATCGAGTACTACCTCGGCGTCCTTCACTTCAAGAAGGGGATCTACGAGACTGCGATCCGCTGCCTGCAGCGGTGCAGGGAGAAACACCCCGAGAACGCGAAGGTGCTCTACCACCTGGGGATGGCGTACAACAAGAGCGACATGCCGGACGCGGCCATCGAGGCCCTGAGCCGCCTCTGCGAGATCGAGCCGCGCAATCCGGACGCCCAGTTCAACCTGGGAATCGCCCTCGACAAGAAGGGGCTCTACGATCGGGCCCGCGAAGCCTACAGGGCCGCCGATCGTCTGGGAAGCGCGTAG